The proteins below come from a single Triticum aestivum cultivar Chinese Spring chromosome 5D, IWGSC CS RefSeq v2.1, whole genome shotgun sequence genomic window:
- the LOC123119687 gene encoding xyloglucan galactosyltransferase KATAMARI1 homolog: protein MVNLRGSTAVRAGRYLLPLAFPACCALWMLLVFPSPPVEVAVFRQSFQPSIALTGLRVVDTTPPSPSERREIVDTSSPPPPPQPTERHVIINAQPPPLAPARQARTEMSRQAGTETPSPPPPAVATDRCAGRYIYIHNLPSRFNSDLIRDCRSLSEWTDMCKHLLNAGMGPRLTRTGGVLPSTGWYDTNQFALEVIFHSRMRRYDCLTTDASRAAAVYVPYYAGLDVGRHLWGFSNGVRDALAEDLFEWLRSSPAWAAQGGRDHFFVGGRITWDFRREDGGEWGSRLLLLPEAKNMTMLAIESSPWQGNDIGVPYPTYFHPSLAGEVASWQRAVRRARRPWLFAFAGGARAHDGSNKNVNAVVRDMIINQCARSRRCGLLLCGGRGRRNDCYAPSNVMRLFKSAAFCLQPQGDSYTRRSAFDAVLAGCVPVFFHPGSAYVQYRWHLPADHRNYSVFVPEDGVRNGTVKVEDVLRRIGAREVAAMREQVVRLIPNIVYRDPRVKAGYRSRDAVDVAVDGVIERVRRIKRGLEDDVGHQWDSYFDK from the coding sequence ATGGTGAATTTGCGTGGATCGACGGCGGTCCGGGCCGGCAGGTACCTCCTGCCGCTGGCCTTCCCGGCGTGCTGCGCCCTGTGGATGCTACTCGTCTTCCCTTCTCCGCCGGTGGAGGTCGCCGTCTTCCGGCAGAGTTTCCAGCCGAGCATTGCGCTGACGGGGCTGCGGGTCGTTGACacgacgccgccgtcgccatcggaGCGTCGAGAGATCGTTGAcacgtcctcgccgccgccgccgccgcagccgacgGAGCGCCATGTCATCATTAACGCGCAGCCTCCACCGCTGGCACCGGCACGTCAAGCAAGAACAGAGATGTCACGTCAAGCAGGGACAGAGACTCCGTCGCCACCTCCGCCGGCGGTGGCGACCGACCGGTGCGCCGGCCGCTACATCTACATCCATAATCTGCCGAGTCGGTTCAACTCCGACCTGATCCGGGACTGCCGGTCCCTGTCAGAATGGACCGATATGTGCAAGCACCTCCTCAACGCCGGCATGGGCCCGCGGCTCACGCGCACCGGCGGCGTGCTCCCGTCCACTGGCTGGTACGATACCAACCAGTTCGCCCTGGAGGTCAtcttccacagccggatgcgaCGGTACGACTGCCTCACCACCGAcgcgtcccgcgccgccgccgtctacGTGCCATACTATGCCGGGCTCGACGTCGGCCGGCACCTGTGGGGGTTCAGCAACGGCGTCCGCGACGCTCTCGCGGAGGACCTCTTCGAGTGGCTCCGGTCGTCGCCGGCATGGGCGGCGCAGGGCGGGCGGGACCATTTCTTCGTCGGCGGTCGCATCACGTGGGACTTCCGGCGCGAGGACGGCGGCGAGTGGGGGAGCCGGCTGCTTCTCCTCCCGGAGGCCAAGAACATGACGATGCTCGCCATCGAGTCCAGCCCGTGGCAGGGCAACGACATCGGCGTGCCGTACCCGACCTACTTCCACCCGTCCCTCGCCGGCGAGGTGGCCTCGTGGCAGCGCGCCGTGCGACGCGCGCGAAGGCCGTGGCTGTTCGCGTTCGCCGGCGGCGCGCGGGCGCACGACGGCAGCAACAAGAACGTTAACGCCGTCGTCCGCGACATGATCATCAACCAGTGCGCGCGGTCGCGGCGGTGCGGGCTCCTTCTGTGCGGCGGCCGTGGCCGGCGCAACGACTGCTACGCGCCGAGCAACGTCATGCGGCTGTTCAAGAGCGCCGCCTTCTGCCTGCAGCCCCAGGGGGACTCGTACACGCGGCGGTCGGCGTTCGACGCCGTGCTCGCCGGCTGTGTGCCGGTGTTCTTCCACCCCGGATCGGCGTACGTGCAGTACCGGTGGCATCTGCCGGCGGATCACCGCAATTACTCGGTGTTCGTGCCGGAGGACGGCGTGCGGAACGGCACAGTGAAGGTGGAGGACGTGCTCCGGCGGATCGGCGCCAGGGAGGTGGCGGCCATGAGGGAGCAGGTGGTCAGGTTGATTCCCAACATCGTGTACAGGGACCCAAGGGTCAAGGCTGGCTATCGCTCCAGGGACGCCGTGGACGTCGCCGTCGATGGCGTGATCGAGAGGGTGAGGAGAATCAAGCGAGGGCTGGAGGATGATGTAGGGCATCAGTGGGATAGTTACTTTGACAAGTAG